In Amycolatopsis jiangsuensis, the following proteins share a genomic window:
- the pheT gene encoding phenylalanine--tRNA ligase subunit beta, whose protein sequence is MRVPVSWLTEHLDVDAEVTPQDLADAFVRIGIEVDELSELGPVTGPLVVGRVAEIEELTGFKKPVRFCRVEVGEEPDPAPEEPAESEEDDEDDEDGDQAQDGRIENEGPHGIKTRGIVCGARNFAEGDLVAVALPGAVLPGDFAIASRTTYGKVSDGMICSAKELGLGDDHTGILVLPPGAASPGDDARELLGLDDHVIEVTPTPDRGYALSVRGLARELSNALDVAFGDPASLEVPAAEGDAWPVRVEDPEGCPRFVLRRVTGLDATAPTPWWMRRRLMLAGIRSISLAVDVTNYVMLELGHPLHAFATGSVQGELVVRRANAGEKLTTLDDAERALDTDDIVIADDSGVISLAGTMGGASTEITPESTDVLLEAAHWNPASISRTARRHKLFSEAAKRFERFTDPALCAAAVELAARLLRQYGEGAIQPGRTDVGEVAAHEAVTMPINLPDQIAGVRYERGVTVRRLGQIGCKLQVRTTDEGVSVVTAVPPSWRADLVQPADLVEEVLRLEGYDSIPSVLPAAPAGRGLTDTQRRRRAVSRALAEAGYVEVLPFPFVSETVWDAFGLPADDVRRSTVRVRNPLEADHDRMASTLLPGLLETVQRNVSRGIKDVSLFHVGQVVLPKPNQLSVPDLGVEHRPSDEELAVLEEAVPAQPEHVAVVLSGQHTRTGWWGKGEQAGWADAVQAARLVAEAAGMPLTVQAADLLPWHPGRCAQLRVGDWPVGHAGELHPKVVEALGLPPRTVAMELDLDAIPLPDSRPAPSISAYPPVLLDVALVAGSDVPSADLADVLREGAGNLLEEITLFDVYTGEQLGEGKRSLAYKLRFRAPDRTLTVDEATKARDEAVAAAGDRFGATLRA, encoded by the coding sequence GTGCGAGTCCCGGTGAGCTGGCTGACCGAGCATCTCGACGTGGATGCCGAGGTCACGCCCCAGGACCTGGCGGACGCGTTCGTGCGGATCGGGATCGAGGTCGACGAGCTGAGCGAGCTCGGCCCGGTCACCGGCCCGCTCGTGGTCGGGCGGGTGGCCGAGATCGAGGAGCTGACCGGCTTCAAGAAGCCGGTGCGGTTCTGCCGCGTCGAGGTCGGCGAGGAGCCTGATCCCGCACCCGAGGAGCCGGCGGAGTCCGAAGAGGACGACGAGGACGACGAGGACGGCGACCAGGCCCAGGACGGCCGGATCGAGAACGAGGGCCCGCACGGCATCAAGACCCGCGGCATCGTGTGCGGCGCGCGCAACTTCGCCGAGGGCGACCTCGTCGCGGTCGCGCTTCCCGGTGCCGTGCTGCCGGGTGACTTCGCGATCGCCTCGCGCACGACCTACGGCAAGGTCAGCGACGGGATGATCTGCTCGGCCAAGGAGCTGGGCCTCGGCGACGACCACACCGGCATCCTCGTGCTTCCCCCGGGCGCCGCGAGCCCCGGCGACGACGCCCGCGAGCTGCTCGGTCTCGACGACCACGTCATCGAGGTCACGCCGACGCCGGATCGCGGCTACGCGCTGTCCGTCCGCGGCCTGGCCCGCGAGCTGTCCAACGCGCTCGACGTGGCCTTCGGCGACCCGGCCTCGCTGGAGGTGCCGGCCGCCGAGGGCGACGCGTGGCCGGTGCGGGTCGAGGATCCGGAGGGCTGCCCGCGGTTCGTGCTGCGCCGGGTCACCGGACTCGACGCGACCGCGCCGACGCCGTGGTGGATGCGCCGCCGCCTGATGCTGGCCGGAATCCGGTCCATCTCGCTCGCGGTCGACGTCACCAACTACGTGATGCTGGAGCTCGGGCATCCGCTGCACGCGTTCGCGACCGGCTCCGTCCAGGGCGAACTCGTGGTCCGCCGGGCGAACGCGGGGGAGAAGCTCACCACCCTCGACGACGCCGAGCGCGCGCTGGACACCGACGACATCGTGATCGCCGACGACAGCGGCGTGATCTCGCTCGCCGGCACGATGGGCGGCGCGAGCACGGAGATCACTCCGGAAAGCACGGACGTGCTGCTCGAGGCCGCGCACTGGAACCCGGCGTCGATCAGCCGCACCGCGCGCCGGCACAAGCTGTTCTCCGAAGCGGCGAAGCGATTCGAGCGGTTCACCGACCCGGCGCTGTGCGCGGCCGCGGTCGAACTGGCCGCGCGGCTTCTGCGCCAGTACGGCGAAGGCGCGATTCAGCCCGGCCGCACCGACGTGGGCGAGGTCGCTGCGCACGAAGCGGTCACCATGCCGATCAACCTGCCCGACCAGATCGCCGGCGTGCGTTACGAGCGTGGCGTCACCGTGCGCCGCCTCGGCCAGATCGGCTGCAAGCTCCAGGTGCGGACCACCGACGAAGGGGTCTCGGTGGTCACCGCGGTACCGCCGAGCTGGCGGGCCGACCTGGTGCAGCCCGCCGACCTCGTCGAGGAGGTGCTGCGGCTCGAGGGCTACGACAGCATCCCGTCGGTGCTGCCCGCCGCGCCTGCCGGCCGGGGCCTCACCGACACCCAGCGCCGCCGCCGCGCCGTGTCGCGCGCGCTTGCGGAAGCGGGCTACGTGGAGGTGCTGCCGTTCCCGTTCGTGAGCGAAACGGTGTGGGACGCCTTCGGTCTGCCCGCCGACGACGTGCGCCGCTCGACGGTGCGGGTACGCAATCCGCTCGAGGCCGATCACGACCGGATGGCCAGCACTCTGCTGCCCGGCCTGCTGGAGACGGTGCAGCGCAACGTCTCCCGGGGGATCAAGGACGTGTCGCTGTTCCACGTCGGCCAGGTGGTGCTGCCGAAGCCGAACCAGCTCAGCGTGCCCGACCTCGGAGTCGAGCACCGGCCGAGCGACGAGGAGCTCGCCGTGCTCGAGGAAGCGGTGCCGGCGCAGCCGGAGCACGTTGCGGTGGTTCTTTCCGGTCAGCACACCCGTACCGGCTGGTGGGGCAAGGGCGAGCAGGCCGGCTGGGCCGACGCGGTGCAGGCCGCCCGGCTGGTGGCCGAGGCCGCGGGAATGCCGCTGACGGTGCAGGCGGCGGATCTCCTGCCGTGGCACCCCGGCCGCTGCGCGCAGCTGCGGGTGGGGGACTGGCCGGTCGGGCACGCCGGCGAGCTGCACCCGAAGGTGGTCGAGGCACTGGGCCTGCCACCCCGGACGGTCGCCATGGAACTCGATCTCGACGCCATCCCGCTGCCCGACTCGCGCCCGGCGCCCAGTATCTCGGCCTACCCGCCGGTGCTGCTGGACGTTGCGCTCGTCGCGGGCTCGGACGTGCCGTCGGCCGACCTCGCCGACGTGCTCCGCGAGGGCGCCGGGAACTTGCTCGAGGAGATCACTCTCTTCGACGTCTACACCGGTGAGCAGCTCGGCGAAGGGAAGCGCTCGCTCGCGTACAAGCTCCGCTTCCGGGCTCCGGACCGCACGCTGACCGTCGACGAGGCCACCAAGGCCCGTGACGAGGCCGTCGCCGCCGCAGGCGATCGCTTCGGCGCGACGTTGCGCGCCTGA
- the rpmI gene encoding 50S ribosomal protein L35, producing MPKMKTHSGTSKRVRVTGSGKLRRQKAGRRHLMEKKSSRVTRRLEGTTEVAQNDVGRVKRLLGR from the coding sequence ATGCCGAAGATGAAGACGCACAGCGGCACGTCGAAGCGGGTCCGCGTGACCGGCTCGGGCAAGCTGCGCCGCCAGAAGGCCGGCCGCCGCCACCTGATGGAGAAGAAGTCCAGCCGCGTCACCCGCCGTCTCGAGGGCACCACCGAGGTCGCCCAGAACGACGTCGGCCGCGTCAAGCGCCTGCTCGGCCGCTGA
- the rplT gene encoding 50S ribosomal protein L20, whose translation MARVKRAVNAQKKRRATLDLASGYRGQRSRLYRKAKEQTLHSLNYAYRDRRARKGDFRQLWITRINAAARANGVTYNRFIQGIKAAGVEVDRKILADLAVNDAAAFTALAELAKANVNTGEAKSA comes from the coding sequence GTGGCACGCGTCAAGCGGGCGGTCAACGCCCAGAAGAAGCGTCGCGCGACTCTCGACCTGGCCAGCGGCTACCGCGGCCAGCGCTCGCGGCTGTACCGCAAGGCCAAGGAGCAGACGCTCCACTCGCTCAACTACGCCTACCGCGACCGCCGCGCGCGCAAGGGTGACTTCCGCCAGCTGTGGATCACCCGGATCAACGCGGCCGCTCGTGCCAACGGCGTGACCTACAACCGGTTCATCCAGGGCATCAAGGCCGCGGGTGTCGAGGTGGACCGCAAGATCCTCGCGGACCTCGCGGTCAACGACGCCGCCGCCTTCACCGCGCTCGCCGAGCTCGCCAAGGCGAACGTCAACACCGGCGAAGCGAAGTCGGCCTGA
- the pheS gene encoding phenylalanine--tRNA ligase subunit alpha: MSGATEKPVDVLAPETLRAAIKAAEEAFAGAADLDALAAVKPAHLGDQSPLLLARREIGALPKQEKADAGKRVNEARQAVQSAFDQRRVALQAERDERVLREETVDVTLPWDRVPRGARHPISTLCERIGDVFVGMGYEIAEGPELEAEWFNFDALNFGKDHPARQLQDTFYVGEEDSGLVLRTHTSPVQARSLLHRDLPVYVVCPGRTYRTDELDSTHTPVFTQVEGLAVDKGLTMAHLKGTLDAFARAMFGERSRTRLRPHFFPFTEPSAEVDVWFEEKRGGAGWVEWGGCGMVNPNVLRACGVDPGVYSGFAFGMGVERTLQFRNGIPDMRDMVEGDVRFTLPFGTEA; encoded by the coding sequence ATGTCCGGAGCCACAGAAAAGCCGGTCGACGTGCTCGCACCGGAGACCCTGCGTGCGGCGATCAAGGCGGCCGAGGAGGCCTTCGCCGGCGCGGCAGACCTGGACGCGCTCGCCGCCGTCAAGCCGGCCCATCTCGGCGACCAGTCACCACTGCTGCTCGCCCGCCGGGAGATCGGCGCGCTGCCCAAGCAGGAGAAGGCCGACGCCGGCAAACGGGTCAACGAGGCGCGTCAGGCCGTGCAGTCCGCTTTCGACCAGCGCCGCGTGGCGCTGCAGGCCGAGCGTGACGAGCGGGTGCTCCGCGAGGAGACCGTGGACGTGACGCTGCCGTGGGACCGCGTCCCGCGTGGCGCCCGGCATCCGATCAGCACCCTGTGCGAGCGGATCGGCGACGTCTTCGTCGGCATGGGTTACGAGATCGCCGAAGGCCCGGAGCTCGAGGCAGAATGGTTCAACTTCGACGCGTTGAACTTCGGCAAGGACCACCCGGCGCGCCAGCTGCAGGACACCTTCTACGTCGGCGAGGAGGACTCCGGTCTGGTGCTGCGCACGCACACCTCGCCGGTGCAGGCCCGCAGCCTGCTGCACCGTGACCTGCCGGTGTACGTGGTGTGCCCCGGCCGGACGTACCGCACCGACGAGCTGGACTCCACGCACACCCCGGTGTTCACCCAGGTCGAGGGCCTCGCGGTGGACAAGGGCCTGACCATGGCGCACTTGAAGGGAACCCTGGACGCCTTCGCCCGCGCGATGTTCGGCGAGCGTTCCCGGACCCGGCTGCGCCCGCACTTCTTCCCGTTCACCGAACCCTCCGCCGAGGTGGACGTGTGGTTCGAGGAGAAGCGCGGCGGCGCCGGCTGGGTCGAATGGGGCGGCTGCGGCATGGTCAACCCGAACGTGCTGCGCGCCTGCGGCGTCGATCCCGGCGTGTACTCGGGTTTCGCGTTCGGCATGGGCGTCGAGCGGACCCTGCAGTTCCGCAACGGCATCCCGGACATGCGCGACATGGTCGAGGGCGACGTGCGGTTCACCCTTCCCTTCGGAACGGAGGCGTAG
- a CDS encoding TrmH family RNA methyltransferase encodes MTGSLFRPGAVPFTERTPRVVAARKLIRRAEREKTGRFLAEGANAVESALAHGTVHELFATERAAAAHPVLLTAAADLAVPVSPITDRAAAGLSETVTPQGIVAVCTVVDRPLETVLAAARLVVVLVDVSEPGNAGTVIRVADAAGADAVLLAGDTVDPHNGKSVRSAAGSIFHIPLARTRDVPAALTALRAAGLRTFAASGYATTSLEALRFTTPVAWLFGNEAHGLPVDVLAAADESVRIPLYGKAESLNLATAAAVCVYTTAMATHR; translated from the coding sequence CTGACCGGCAGTCTCTTCCGGCCCGGGGCGGTCCCGTTCACCGAACGGACCCCCCGGGTCGTTGCTGCGCGCAAGCTGATCCGGCGCGCGGAACGTGAGAAGACCGGCCGTTTCCTGGCCGAAGGCGCGAACGCCGTCGAGTCCGCACTGGCCCACGGCACGGTGCACGAGCTCTTCGCCACCGAACGAGCCGCGGCCGCCCACCCCGTGCTGCTCACCGCCGCCGCCGATCTTGCCGTGCCGGTGTCCCCGATCACCGACCGCGCCGCGGCCGGTCTCTCGGAAACCGTGACGCCCCAAGGGATCGTGGCGGTGTGCACGGTGGTCGACCGTCCACTGGAGACAGTGCTCGCCGCGGCCCGTCTGGTGGTGGTCCTCGTGGACGTGTCCGAACCCGGCAACGCGGGCACCGTGATCCGCGTAGCCGACGCCGCCGGCGCCGACGCGGTCCTGCTGGCGGGCGACACAGTGGACCCGCACAATGGCAAGAGTGTCCGATCCGCGGCAGGCAGCATCTTCCACATCCCGCTGGCCCGGACCCGCGACGTGCCCGCTGCGCTCACTGCCCTGCGCGCAGCCGGCTTGCGCACCTTCGCCGCCTCCGGCTATGCCACGACTTCGCTGGAAGCCCTGCGCTTCACCACGCCGGTGGCCTGGCTCTTCGGCAACGAGGCCCACGGCCTTCCCGTCGACGTCCTGGCCGCAGCCGACGAGTCGGTGCGAATCCCGTTGTACGGCAAGGCGGAAAGCCTCAACCTGGCCACCGCGGCCGCCGTGTGCGTCTACACCACCGCGATGGCCACTCACCGCTGA
- a CDS encoding RidA family protein translates to MGKTAFSTRNAPQPPAKFSQAVRKGNILQVAGQVAFDPASGAVVGEDVAGQTRQAFKNIEAILTEAGASWADAVMVRVYLTDTGHFAPFNEVYDELIGDAPQPARTTVYVGLPAGLLVEIDVLAVLD, encoded by the coding sequence ATGGGCAAGACGGCCTTCAGCACGCGGAACGCGCCGCAGCCGCCGGCGAAGTTCTCGCAAGCCGTCCGCAAGGGAAACATCCTGCAGGTGGCCGGCCAGGTCGCGTTCGACCCGGCCAGCGGTGCGGTGGTCGGCGAGGACGTGGCGGGCCAGACCCGCCAGGCGTTCAAGAACATCGAGGCGATCCTCACCGAAGCGGGCGCGAGCTGGGCGGACGCGGTGATGGTGCGCGTGTACCTCACCGACACCGGCCACTTCGCGCCGTTCAACGAGGTCTACGACGAGCTCATCGGCGACGCCCCGCAGCCCGCCCGCACCACGGTGTACGTCGGCCTGCCCGCGGGTCTGCTGGTGGAGATCGACGTCCTCGCGGTCCTGGACTGA
- a CDS encoding DNA alkylation repair protein has protein sequence MTADSKLVAAVRSGLAELADADRAPAMQAYMKSEMPFRGVPKPLRAILTRAVFAKHPLPDRVSFIATVLELWREAGYREERYAAIALCGERAYRQWQDPGLLPMYDELIVSGAWWDYVDELAIRRVGPILRAYRAEATPVVRRWALDTDRWRRRAAVICQVGAKHEIDHELLTTVLEANAEDPDFFLRKGIGWALRDHARVAPEWVRTFVRTHPALSALSTREALKHLG, from the coding sequence ATGACCGCGGACAGCAAGTTGGTCGCCGCCGTCCGAAGTGGACTGGCCGAGCTGGCGGACGCGGACCGCGCTCCGGCCATGCAGGCCTACATGAAGTCGGAAATGCCGTTTCGCGGCGTACCGAAGCCGCTGCGCGCGATCCTCACGAGGGCGGTGTTCGCCAAGCATCCTTTGCCGGATCGGGTGAGCTTCATCGCGACCGTCCTCGAGTTGTGGCGGGAGGCCGGCTATCGCGAGGAGCGGTACGCCGCGATCGCGCTGTGCGGGGAGCGCGCGTATCGGCAGTGGCAGGATCCCGGCCTGCTGCCGATGTACGACGAGCTGATCGTCAGCGGGGCATGGTGGGACTACGTCGACGAGCTGGCGATCCGCAGGGTCGGTCCGATCCTGCGGGCGTATCGGGCCGAAGCCACGCCGGTCGTCCGGCGTTGGGCCCTCGACACGGACCGCTGGCGCCGGCGGGCCGCGGTGATCTGCCAGGTCGGCGCCAAGCACGAGATCGATCACGAGCTGCTCACAACCGTGCTCGAGGCGAACGCCGAAGATCCCGATTTCTTCCTGCGCAAGGGAATCGGGTGGGCGTTGCGAGACCACGCCCGGGTCGCACCCGAGTGGGTCCGGACGTTCGTCCGCACCCATCCCGCGTTGTCGGCACTGTCGACCCGGGAGGCGCTGAAGCACCTCGGCTGA
- a CDS encoding GntR family transcriptional regulator — protein MSTLPRVSRSLLRDAAYERIRHAIIDGSLAPGAPLRDADLAEELGLSRAPVRQALLRLAEDGLVVSKPQSYTRVAEFDADDVRDAVRLVRALHELAVREALPRLGPAQIAAMRAANERFAAAVGSGDVGAAIEADDELHDVPVRACGNRAVAATLGRYTPLLRRLEYARFSSLPAQRSVKRHNELVAALEAGDGATAARVTSTIWTDLEALLEDS, from the coding sequence GTGAGCACCCTCCCCCGCGTGTCCCGGTCGCTGCTGCGGGATGCGGCGTACGAGCGGATCCGGCACGCGATCATCGACGGCAGCCTGGCGCCGGGCGCTCCGTTGCGGGACGCGGACCTCGCCGAGGAGCTGGGGCTTTCCCGGGCGCCGGTACGGCAGGCGCTGCTGCGGCTGGCCGAGGACGGGCTCGTCGTCTCCAAGCCGCAGAGCTACACGCGGGTCGCCGAGTTCGACGCCGACGACGTGCGGGACGCGGTGCGGCTGGTGCGCGCGCTGCACGAACTCGCCGTGCGGGAGGCGCTCCCCCGGCTCGGGCCGGCGCAGATCGCCGCGATGCGTGCGGCGAACGAGCGGTTCGCCGCCGCGGTCGGGAGCGGGGATGTCGGCGCCGCCATCGAGGCGGACGACGAACTGCACGACGTACCCGTGCGCGCGTGCGGCAATCGCGCGGTCGCCGCGACGCTCGGGCGGTACACACCGTTGCTGCGGCGGCTCGAATACGCGCGGTTCAGCTCGTTGCCCGCGCAGCGTTCGGTCAAGCGGCACAACGAGCTCGTCGCGGCACTCGAGGCCGGCGACGGCGCCACCGCCGCCCGGGTCACCTCGACCATCTGGACCGATCTCGAAGCACTCCTGGAGGATTCGTGA
- the infC gene encoding translation initiation factor IF-3, with product MSSDTRINERIRVPEVRLVGPNGEQVGIVRIEDALRLAQEADLDLVEVAPQARPPVAKLMDFGKFKYESAQKARDSRRNQHLTVIKEQKLRPKIDQHDYETKKGHVSRFLAAGNKVKVTIMFRGREQSRPELGYRLLQKLADDVTELGFVESSPKQDGRNMIMVLAPHKNVKPKAAKAETAPEA from the coding sequence ATCAGCTCCGATACACGCATCAACGAACGCATCCGGGTGCCGGAAGTCCGGCTCGTCGGTCCCAACGGCGAGCAGGTCGGCATCGTCCGGATCGAGGATGCGCTGCGGCTTGCCCAGGAAGCGGACCTCGACCTCGTCGAGGTGGCCCCGCAGGCGCGCCCGCCGGTGGCCAAGCTCATGGACTTCGGCAAGTTCAAGTACGAGAGTGCGCAGAAGGCCCGTGACTCGCGCCGCAACCAGCACCTCACCGTCATCAAGGAACAGAAGCTGCGTCCGAAGATCGACCAGCACGACTACGAGACCAAGAAGGGTCACGTGTCGCGGTTCCTGGCGGCCGGCAACAAGGTCAAGGTCACGATCATGTTCCGCGGGCGTGAGCAGTCGCGGCCCGAACTCGGATACCGGCTGCTGCAGAAGCTCGCCGACGACGTCACCGAGCTCGGTTTCGTGGAGTCGTCCCCGAAGCAGGACGGCCGCAACATGATCATGGTGCTGGCGCCGCACAAGAACGTGAAGCCGAAGGCGGCCAAGGCCGAAACGGCGCCCGAGGCCTGA
- a CDS encoding DUF1844 domain-containing protein: MSEQPSSPPPYSPDDRSLEDIPSVEVISRAAVMLLSAGAERLGLADADPERSPHRDLDEARRLITALAGLVTASAEYLGLHAGPLRDGLQSLQKAFREASAVPDPPGQGPGEKYTGPVY, encoded by the coding sequence GTGTCAGAACAACCTTCTTCACCGCCCCCGTATTCCCCGGACGACCGCAGCCTGGAGGACATTCCGAGCGTCGAGGTGATCAGCCGCGCGGCCGTGATGCTGCTGTCCGCGGGCGCCGAACGGCTCGGCCTGGCCGACGCCGACCCGGAACGCTCGCCGCACCGCGACCTCGACGAGGCCCGCCGCCTCATCACCGCGCTCGCCGGGCTGGTCACCGCGTCGGCAGAATACCTGGGCCTGCACGCCGGCCCGTTGCGCGACGGGTTGCAGTCGCTGCAGAAGGCGTTCCGGGAAGCGTCCGCGGTCCCCGACCCGCCGGGCCAGGGGCCGGGCGAGAAGTACACCGGGCCGGTCTACTGA
- a CDS encoding alpha/beta hydrolase, with protein sequence MLAPPADAASADAAGYAPAPIDWGPCTSGRLAGAGAECGFLVVPLDYARPGGETVRIAVSRVKHTAAQYQGVMLVNPGGPGGSGLGLSTLGRSVPDHAGDGYDWIGFDPRGVGASEPAITCDGGYASYDRPQYVPSVPGAEQAWRAKAKGYADACAGNGAILDHVKTTDVAQDLESLRKALGETRINYYGFSYGTYLGQVYSTLYPDHVRRMVLDGNVDPRKVWYRSNLDQEVAFDRAIKEYFSWLAKYDDLYHLGGTETEVEKLWYEQRARLDRSAAGGVIGGDEWTDVFLQAGYYVFGWEEMAEAFDGWVHRGDWKPLKDLYDQTNPPGDDNSYAVYASVECTDAPWPRNWNRWRFDAWRTHLRAPFETWGNTWFNAPCADWPAKAARPVHVDGGKVGGILLISEELDAATPYAGSLEVRGMFPRSSLISAPGGTTHAGSLSGVACVDDKVAAYLASGTLPKRTEGTGSDAQCEPVPPPVPKAAGARQKADSAARQPHQRVLAGLPRS encoded by the coding sequence ATGCTGGCCCCACCTGCCGACGCGGCATCGGCCGACGCGGCGGGTTACGCGCCGGCGCCGATCGACTGGGGACCGTGCACCTCGGGCCGGCTCGCCGGCGCGGGTGCCGAATGCGGCTTCCTGGTGGTTCCCCTGGACTATGCCCGGCCTGGCGGAGAGACGGTGCGCATCGCCGTATCGCGGGTCAAGCACACGGCCGCGCAGTACCAGGGTGTGATGCTGGTCAACCCCGGCGGTCCGGGTGGGTCGGGTCTCGGCCTCTCGACGCTCGGCCGGTCCGTGCCGGACCACGCCGGTGACGGCTACGACTGGATCGGCTTCGACCCGCGCGGGGTCGGCGCCAGTGAACCGGCGATCACGTGCGATGGCGGGTACGCCTCCTATGACCGGCCGCAGTACGTGCCTTCCGTCCCGGGAGCCGAGCAGGCGTGGCGGGCGAAGGCGAAGGGCTATGCCGACGCCTGCGCCGGGAACGGTGCGATCCTCGACCACGTGAAGACCACCGACGTCGCCCAGGACCTGGAAAGCCTGCGCAAGGCGCTCGGCGAGACCCGGATCAACTACTACGGCTTCTCCTACGGCACCTACCTCGGCCAGGTCTACAGCACGCTCTACCCGGACCACGTGCGGCGCATGGTGCTCGACGGCAACGTGGATCCGCGCAAGGTCTGGTACCGGAGCAACCTCGACCAGGAGGTGGCCTTCGACCGCGCGATCAAGGAGTACTTCTCCTGGCTCGCGAAGTACGACGACCTCTACCATCTCGGCGGGACCGAAACCGAGGTGGAGAAGCTCTGGTACGAGCAGCGGGCACGGCTCGACCGTTCGGCGGCCGGAGGTGTGATCGGCGGCGACGAGTGGACCGACGTGTTCCTGCAGGCCGGCTACTACGTGTTCGGCTGGGAGGAGATGGCCGAGGCCTTCGACGGCTGGGTGCACCGCGGTGACTGGAAACCGCTCAAGGACCTCTACGACCAGACGAATCCACCCGGCGACGACAACAGCTACGCCGTGTACGCGTCGGTGGAGTGCACCGACGCGCCTTGGCCGCGCAACTGGAACCGCTGGCGCTTCGACGCCTGGCGGACTCATCTGCGTGCGCCGTTCGAGACGTGGGGTAACACCTGGTTCAACGCGCCCTGCGCCGACTGGCCCGCGAAGGCCGCGCGGCCGGTGCACGTAGATGGCGGGAAGGTCGGCGGCATCCTGCTCATCAGCGAGGAACTGGACGCGGCCACGCCCTATGCGGGCAGCCTCGAGGTGCGCGGAATGTTCCCCCGATCGAGTCTGATCAGCGCGCCCGGTGGAACGACCCACGCCGGCTCCCTCTCCGGCGTGGCGTGCGTGGACGACAAAGTGGCCGCCTACCTCGCGAGCGGCACGCTGCCGAAGCGCACCGAGGGCACCGGATCGGACGCCCAGTGCGAACCGGTGCCGCCACCGGTACCGAAAGCCGCCGGTGCCCGGCAGAAGGCCGATTCCGCGGCGCGCCAACCGCACCAGCGTGTGCTCGCCGGTCTGCCCCGGTCCTGA
- a CDS encoding 1-aminocyclopropane-1-carboxylate deaminase: MSLADFPRFPLLVGPSPVHRLERLTGQLGGAALWAKREDLNSGLAFGGNKTRKLEYLVADALAHGADTLVSIGGVQSNHTRQVAAAAARAGLKAVLVQESWVDWHDPLHDRVGNIQLSRMLGADVRLVDAGFGIGFKESWEQALAEVEAGGGRPYAIPAGASDHRLGGLGFANWILELEAQERELGVFFDTVVVCSVTGSTQAGMLAGVAVSGRPRRIIGIDASAKPAETRAQIGRIAQHTADLLGAGQIGNVVLDERYHAGVYGIPDERTLAAIRTAAHCEAMITDPVYEGKSMAGLIDLVRRKEIPAESNVLYAHLGGQPAINAYTSVLG, encoded by the coding sequence GTGAGCCTGGCCGACTTCCCGCGTTTCCCGCTGCTCGTCGGGCCGTCCCCGGTGCACCGCCTGGAACGGCTGACCGGGCAGCTCGGCGGCGCCGCCCTGTGGGCCAAACGCGAGGACCTCAACTCGGGACTCGCCTTCGGCGGCAACAAGACCCGCAAACTCGAGTACCTGGTCGCGGACGCGCTCGCGCACGGCGCCGACACCCTCGTGTCCATCGGCGGTGTGCAGTCCAACCACACCCGCCAGGTCGCGGCGGCCGCGGCCCGCGCCGGCCTGAAAGCCGTGCTGGTGCAGGAAAGCTGGGTCGATTGGCACGATCCGCTGCACGACCGGGTCGGCAACATCCAGCTCTCGCGGATGCTCGGCGCGGACGTGCGGCTGGTCGACGCCGGCTTCGGCATCGGGTTCAAGGAAAGCTGGGAGCAGGCGCTGGCGGAGGTGGAAGCCGGCGGCGGACGGCCGTACGCGATCCCGGCTGGCGCCTCGGACCACCGGCTCGGCGGGCTCGGCTTCGCGAACTGGATCCTGGAACTCGAGGCACAGGAACGGGAACTCGGCGTCTTCTTCGACACGGTCGTGGTCTGCTCGGTCACCGGCAGCACCCAGGCCGGGATGCTGGCCGGGGTCGCGGTGAGCGGGCGGCCACGGCGGATCATCGGCATCGACGCCTCGGCGAAACCGGCCGAGACCCGGGCCCAGATCGGCCGGATCGCCCAGCACACCGCGGATCTGCTGGGCGCAGGGCAGATCGGGAACGTCGTGCTGGACGAGCGCTACCACGCGGGTGTCTACGGCATCCCGGACGAGCGGACGCTCGCGGCGATCCGGACCGCCGCGCACTGCGAGGCGATGATCACCGACCCGGTGTACGAGGGGAAGTCGATGGCCGGCCTGATCGATCTGGTGCGGCGCAAGGAGATCCCGGCCGAGTCGAACGTGTTGTACGCGCACCTGGGCGGGCAGCCCGCGATCAACGCCTACACGAGCGTGCTCGGCTGA